From Aedes albopictus strain Foshan chromosome 1, AalbF5, whole genome shotgun sequence, one genomic window encodes:
- the LOC134288687 gene encoding uncharacterized protein LOC134288687, producing the protein MKSVRDAPAPKPERLETLIDFGMAVRNLVNHLIAADQRAHLSNPVLLQELVEKLPASVKMQWAQHLVQFPEATLQTFSSFMTSVVESVSKVVVYTGQRSEKAKPREKGYVHSHVETTEPEEQSQFKSESPKPCLVCSKGSHRVKDCEAFRSSSTDSRWKTVSSLRLCRCCLGQHGRRPCRSSSRCEIDGCQFRHHPLLHTTTTANTNNPSASITTESHTYHHCGQSVLFRIIPVRIYGPSKAIDTFAFLDEGSSATLVEQSLARQLDLEGPVIPLCLKWTADMFRSEESSKIVSFEISEQGSKKRYRLKNARTVERLNLPSQTICFDELQERYRHLAGLPIRSYDKAVPQLLIGLRNLSLAVPLKIKEGSGGPIAVKTRVGWCVYGSLVEHHETNQFSYHICDCDVDERLDNLVRDYFNAEDVGLRSIEPLESDEVQRAKRILEYTTYRDGNRFFTGLLWKHNNIELPDSFPMALQRLQCLERRMIRDPVLKDNLHAQLQEYQNKGYAHQATEIELHEADPRRTWYLPLGAVVNPKKPSKVRLIWDAAAKVDGVSLNTFLLPGPDLLESLPSVLFRYRQYPVAVSGDIKEMFHQIGVITADRHAQRFLWRDNEAEPPKIILMDVLTFGSTSSPSSAQFVKNKNAKEYESQFPRAAEGIMKCHYVDDYLDSFESEEEASLVARQVRQVHLNGGFEIRNWSSNSATVLDHLGEKSKVTMKDLTAAGGDQGERVLGMLWITETDMLRFSTTNVPAGSRGTDTFRNQTNKKTDTQDSDEPV; encoded by the coding sequence GTGTTAAGATGCAGTGGGCTCAACATTTGGTTCAGTTTCCCGAAGCAACATTACAAACCTTCAGCAGTTTTATGACATCGGTCGTAGAATCAGTGAGCAAAGTTGTTGTTTACACTGGCCAAAGATCCGAAAAAGCGAAACCAAGAGAAAAAGGATATGTGCATTCGCATGTAGAAACCACCGAACCTGAAGAACAGAGTCAGTTCAAGAGTGAATCTCCGAAACCCTGCCTGGTCTGTAGTAAAGGCAGTCATCGTGTTAAGGATTGCGAAGCATTCAGGAGCAGCAGTACCGATAGCCGATGGAAAACCGTATCATCATTGAGACTCTGTCGCTGCTGTCTAGGACAACATGGACGAAGACCATGCAGAAGTTCATCTCGCTGTGAGATTGATGGATGCCAGTTTCGGCACCACCCACTGTTGCACACAACGACGACTGCAAACACCAACAACCCTTCGGCTTCGATAACAACGGAAAGCCACACGTATCATCACTGTGGGCAGTCGGTTCTATTTCGCATCATTCCGGTGAGAATATACGGACCGTCAAAAGCGATTGACACCTTCGCATTTCTGGACGAGGGTTCCTCAGCAACGCTGGTGGAACAAAGTCTAGCAAGACAATTAGATCTAGAAGGCCCAGTGATCCCCCTTTGTCTAAAATGGACTGCTGATATGTTCCGCTCCGAGGAAAGTTCTAAAATAGTCTCGTTCGAAATATCCGAACAAGGAAGCAAGAAGCGGTACCGtttgaaaaatgcaagaaccgtaGAGCGTCTGAATCTACCTTCCCAAACGATCTGTTTTGATGAGCTTCAAGAACGATATCGGCATTTGGCTGGATTACCGATCCGCAGCTACGATAAAGCGGTTCCTCAACTACTGATCGGATTGCGCAACCTGTCTCTAGCTGTGCCACTGAAAATTAAAGAAGGAAGCGGTGGACCAATAGCAGTGAAGACACGCGTTGGATGGTGCGTATACGGAAGCTTGGTGGAACATCACGAGACAAATCAGTTCAGCTACCATATTTGCGATTGTGACGTTGACGAGAGATTGGATAATCTAGTCCGCGATTACTTCAATGCAGAAGATGTGGGACTTAGATCGATCGAGCCATTGGAGTCGGATGAAGTTCAAAGAGCCAAACGTATTCTCGAATATACCACGTACAGAGATGGGAACCGATTCTTCACAGGTCTGTTGTGGAAACACAATAACATTGAGCTTCCTGACAGTTTCCCAATGGCTCTTCAACGCTTACAGTGCTTAGAGAGGCGCATGATTCGTGACCCTGTGCTGAAGGATAACTTGCATGCACAATTGCAAGAATATCAGAACAAGGGATACGCCCACCAGGCAACGGAAATAGAGCTGCATGAGGCAGATCCCAGACGCACATGGTATCTTCCACTGGGCGCTGTCGTTAATCCCAAAAAGCCTTCGAAGGTGCGGTTAATTTGGGATGCAGCCGCGAAGGTGGATGGTGTGTCGCTAAACACCTTTCTTCTCCCGGGACCGGATCTTCTTGAGTCCTTACCATCTGTACTGTTTCGGTATCGTCAATATCCGGTGGCAGTCTCCGGAGATATTAAGGAGATGTTCCACCAAATTGGTGTCATCACAGCTGACCGCCATGCTCAGCGCTTCCTCTGGCGCGATAACGAGGCTGAACCGCCAAAAATAATTTTGATGGATGTCCTAACTTTCGGATCTACAAGCTCACCTTCATCCGCACAATTCGTTAAAAATAAAAACGCGAAGGAATACGAATCGCAATTCCCTAGGGCAGCGGAAGGCATCATGAAATGCCACTATGTCGACGATTATCTCGACAGTTTCGAGAGCGAGGAAGAAGCATCGTTAGTAGCGAGGCAGGTTCGACAGGTGCACTTGAACGGCGGGTTTGAGATCCGCAATTGGTCAAGCAACAGTGCGACTGTTCTGGATCATCTGGGAGAAAAATCGAAGGTCACGATGAAGGATTTGACAGCAGCGGGTGGTGACCAAGGTGAAAGAGTCCTCGGCATGCTCTGGATAACGGAAACTGATATGCTACGCTTCTCTACAACGAACGTTCCGGCCGGAAGTCGAGGCACTGATACATTCAGGAACCAGACCAACAAAAAGACAGATACTCAAGACAGTGATGAGCCTGTTTGA